Within the Miscanthus floridulus cultivar M001 chromosome 2, ASM1932011v1, whole genome shotgun sequence genome, the region CGGGAGATTATCCTGTGCCCTAATCGCCTCTCCTCTTGCCTCACGCACGCCGCCAGTCTCCATCCGCGAGATCACGGCGCCCCGCCGTGGTCCATCGCGGTTTAAGCCTCGACCCCCGATCACTCACCGCTACAACCTACGCTCGGTCAGGGGAGGAACCTCGGTTCCTATCACGATCACGTAAGACGGAGTATAAAACTAGATTGTATTGAATAAAAGTACTTTCAAAAGGCACACCACCATTATGTGAAGATATCGTCTAATTAAATATGAGGTTTTATTATTCCTTTTTAGTTGTGAATATGAAGCTATCAAACACAGTTTACAAACTGCTAGTAGTTAACCACATTTTTTTTAACTACCATAAAAGAAAGAAAACAGTGTTGCATTGGCATGATCTATTTCTTCGTTTATGCAAACTAATCATTCTTTACCATGCTCATTTAGAGCAGTGTGCACTTCACTGTTCAGACAGTTGCATCAGCCTTATGTGTAAATAAATGAATACTGTGCAGAAGCGTACCAAATTGAAATGTATGACCAAGTTTCAAGAACATGACATGAACAATGGCTTGTTAAATCAGGTGCTGATGTGGCATAATGCTGCTGCTGCTTAAATAGTAGGAAACTAGAAATACTTGTTTCTCAAGGATGTAATGGAGAATGCTTGACCTTTAAATTTAATCTTCATTTTCCCTTTATTTATTGCTGATCTGAGTTGTTCTTTGTCAGAGCACTACAAGTTGGTTAAGACGGACAAAAAAATTGCAGCCTTTGTTCCACCTCTCAAGACAAGCCGTGCAAGAACAGTAAACGTATCTTCAACTGGTGTTTCTCGAGCTGCTACCTTATTGGGCTTGGAGGAGAATACCCTTTCAACACAATTTTTTGGACATGTGAGTGATAAGTTAGGTACGAAGATAACTGTTAAGCGGGGAAATCCAGAACACAGGCTTGATGTTGCATCTACAAGTGCAATTTCTAGTGGCACTCATAAGGGTACTTATCCAACAGAAAACCCCACACATATGGATAGACATCAGCAGTTTGGATTTTCTAAAAGTACTACCTCTGATGCTGGTGAGCATTCCATCAGGTTCAGCACTGCAGGTGGCCGATCAATGGCTATCTCTGCTGATGCACTACAACGTGCGAGAAGCCTTTTGGGTGATTCAGACTTAGTGGTTTCTCCAAATGATTCAATAGGTCACTCTTTGGCATCAGCTACAGAGAAGCTACCAAAATCAACTATTTCTCCGAAAGGAGATGTATCTAACTTATCGCATGGAACTAGAGCAATAGGATATGCTGTACCTGACGCCCCTTTGACTAAAAAAAGTGCTAATCAGTTTCATATGGGAAGGGAATATCGTCCAATCAATGAAATTCCAAAGGTCCCCAAGCCTCCCTCCAGATGTTTATCTGAAGGCAACAATGTGAGTAATGCTAAAGACAAGACCCAGTGGCACCATATGCCAGCTGGACCATTGGTTGACATCActaactacatggctacatgttcTGGAAATACGGACCGCTTAGCAAATGGAAAGAGAATAATCGGGGGAAGAAACTCCATATCTCCATTCAAACGGCCCCGTTCTTCCAGGTCCTTCGATATACTCTCTGTCTAGCAAGTTTTAAACTCTTCTATGTCATGCTTCTGATACATCCTTGGTAAAACTGGCTAGGTTCATCATGCCAATAAAAAACAACAAACTATCTTCTGCTGGTAAGCTGATGGTGATACATAGTTAGCACATTCTCCAGATTCATTCCTACTTGATAGTCTGGACTATTTTTGACAGGAGAATCCATAGTGCCACCAATGCAGATCAGTCCCTGTAGGACAATGCTATCTGCACGTTATCCTTTCCAACATCAAAGGAAAAATTACAAAGAATATTTTGGTGGCCCTCCTTGCTTCAAATATTTGGTACAGTGTTGCGTCCTTGCATTTCATTTCCGCTGATGtgttatttcctaagtttgttaATTATGGATCTTTTGTTGTCAGCAGACTGAACATGTAACTGATGATGTGAAGCTCATGGATGCAAGAAGAGCTGAGAAGTTTAGGTTTCAGCATACGGATATTGgtgcagaagagtttcagaaaATGCTGCTCACATGTGGTGCTTCATTGTCATGTGCAACTAAAGAGTAAACATCATTCTTGAATGCCATGTTCCACTATTTCATGCTGATGATACAAGATTGACCTTTACGGTTGTTTGGATTGTGGGATCAGAGAAGTGGGATTGGAATTAGGATGTGGGGTGATATAATGTTAACCTTTAATAAAAAAGAGTGAAGGCTTCTGCTCAATAACCCACTagaaagaaaaatcataacttaAAATAAGCAAGTACGATTTTAGGTAAGTTGATGTGGTGCTCTGCTTTCGCTCAATAAGTGACAGGTGATTAAAAAAATGTTTGATTGTTACCTTTCCAGTTTCATGTGTGTACTTAAGACTTTATTTGACTTGATGGTGATAAAATTTCTTCAGACATCCTGCTATCAAGTCACTTTAGTTTTCCTGTTTTAGATGGGTCAGTAACCACTATAAATGGATTGTGTGGAAGCTTGCTTCACTTGAGAGATGCTACCCAACTAGAGCTGCTGGTAAATTCTTGACGGTTGACAATGTTCTTGAGGAGCTTAAGTACCGGTGAGATGAAAGTCATGTCTTCTATTTTTCCATTTCAGTTGTATGGATGCATATGATTTTATTCATGAAATTTCATGGATTTTAGGTATGACAGAGAAGTGAATCATGGTCATCGGTCAGCAATAAAGAAAATTTTAGAAGGGAATGCTTCACCATCTTTGATGATGGTCTTGTGCATTTCAGCTATTTACTCTTGTCCTGACCAAAATAACAATAAGTTGGAGGTTAATAAGGTAGATACTAATGAAGATAACAATGACAACCAAAGCTTGTCAGCCACTAATAGAAACATGTCTGCAAATATTGAATTAACTGATGGATGGTATGTGGTTGTGTTCACcttattgcattgcattgcattgaaaCTGAATGACGCCAACAATTTCCATTGTCTGCTTCTTCACAGGTATTCACTTGATGCATCATTGGATATCACACTTTTGGAACAACTAGAGAAAAGAAAGCTTTTCGTAGGGCAGAAGCTTCGGGTAATATGATATTTTCATTTTTCAAGGGACATGGCTGTAGTTATTACAAACTTCTAACATGTTTAACCTAATATGTGTTCCATCTTGGCAGATATGGGGAGCTTCTTTATGTGGTTGGTCTGGGCCTGTGTCATTTCACGAGGTTTGCCTGATGCCTGTTCCATTAATTCTCTCTAAATAAGGAGTACCATGTAATTAAATCtctgttgatgacatcatattttcAGGTGCCTGGTATTGTCAAATTAGCTGTTCACATAAATGGCACCTATCGTGCTAGATGGAATGACACCTTAGGATTCTGTATGTGCCTGTTGTACTTAACTTTTCTTAAAGAACAATATCATCTTGTCTTGCCTGTTCTAATAGCAAAACATGTGTTCAGCTGGGGTTACCCATGAACATTTATGAGCAATTGTGACTAAATCTGCACTTCACATTCTGCTTATTTCTTATCAAAACGTTGTTCTCTTTGATCTCAGGCAAGCATGTTGGACTCCCACTGGCATTCAGGTGCATAAAAGCTTCTGGTGGTAGAGTTCCTAGGACACTGGTTGGAATCACAAGGATATATCCTGTTCTCTACCGGGAAAGGTATATGACTGGATTTAAACTAAATTCATCACATCTGTCAGAAAGAAAAAAGATCTAGGATCAGATACACACATACTTGTGGAATctctagggcctgtttggatcctttTATTTTAGAGGAACTGAGTCTACTTTATGGACTAGGCTATTTAGCTTGGAATTTGATATTCCACAACTTTCCAAAGTTTAGATATAAGCCTGCCTTAAATCATGGGGTGAGAGATTGAAATTGATTACATAGATCCCCATGCTATGTTTCTTCTCTACAACTTATAGCACGCTTTTCGGCTCACTCCCTTGTAGTAGAAGTGCAGCACATAAGTACCTCCCCCATGTGGCCAACAGTAGTATACAAGTATATTCTGTATGTGACCATATTAATTTAATTTATCTGTGCCTAAATTGTGTATTAGAATGGATTTCAATACCAAGGATTCAAACAGGGCTAATGGTTAATTGTGTATGTCAGGTTGCCTGATGGTCGTTCTGTTGTGAGATCTGAAAGGATGGAAAGAAAGGCGCTGGAACTATACCACCAGAGGTACTTAGTTATGTGACTAGtgaacaatacaaatgaatgcaCTGAACAGTCACAACTCCTAGCAGAAGTAGATAAACTATTAAACTATTGAAGCACCATTGCAATCTCTCATACATGTGCAGAATGTGAATTAATAAATCTGACATGACTATTTTTGCTTGGCATGTTTTGCTGATTGGGGCTTATGATGTTTATATTATCTATATGTACTAATTGTTGGCCCTCGATCTCCCTGCACAGGTGAGCAGCAAGCTCACCTACACTCGCGCAAACTCACATGGCTGTAGGATGAAGAAAGGGTGAGCacagaacacacacacacaaggaAAGTGCTGCTGCACTTTCCTGAATGCTGCTGCAGCTGCacgctggtgctgctgctgtgcTCTTGAGAACAGAATACTCACTCACAGGACACCCTGCAGGTGTAGCAAAACTGAACTAAATATCACATTATCATGGCTGCAATTATATACACAGAGGTAGCTAGTGGAGGTTGACTGCTGTAGCAGTCAAGTCTAGTCTAGTCTACAGTCCTACCTGGCTGCTAGGAACTTGCTAGGAAGTTGCTCTGCAGTTGCAAGGAAGTTGCACTGCAGTAGCAAGGAAATTACACTGCCTGTGCTTGCAGCCAGCAGTGGACAGCAAGGTTTTGACCTATTGTCAACCTTCTGTCCAAATCAAGGGCAGCAGCAGATTATCTGAAaaatcttcccctaatcctgctgctaacccaaaGCCTTGATCTCACCCATGCCAATCTTCTTATTCAGCCGAGTGCCGAAGGCGcccgagtgacttggtgaggatgtcagcaAGCTGTCGGCCGGTTTCGACGAACTTGATGACAATCTGTCCTCCATCGACACGATCCTGAAGGAAATGatacttcacgtcgatgtgcttgctcctgtCATGGAGGACAGGGTTCTTGGCGAGGGCAATGGCGGGCTGATTGTCCACCATCAGGGCTGGCGGATGAGCTTCCTCGCCAATCAGCTCGCCCAGTAGCTAGCACAGCCAGACCGcctggcacgccgctgtggccgctgcCATGTACTCAGTCTCGTACGTatacagcgccaccaccttctgcttcaacgattgccatgaatttggggCTGatccaaggaagacgagcacgccggaGGTGCTCCGCCGCCCATCAATGTCGCCCGCCATGTTTGCATCGCTGAAAACTGTGAGCTGCAGCCCACCTTCGTCGTTGCGCCTGTGGAGTGCTTCGCTGAAGACTGTGAGCTGTAGCCCACCTCCGTttccggtcttggggaagactgATCctctgatccaccgtccccttgatgtaacgcagtagccgcttcactgcAATCCAATGATCCTcgcggggatcctccatgaaccGACTGACATACCTGACTGCGAACGTGATGTCTGGCGGAGTATGCGTCAAATAGCGCAGCCCGGCGACGATGCTCCCTAGCGCGTCGCGTCCACCTTTGCCGCGGTGCTGTCCTTCGACAGCTTGAGCCGCTCCTCCATTGAAGTCGCGCACGACTTGCAATCAGCCATGCCACTGCGCTCTAGCAACTTCTTCGCATCGGCGCGCTGGCCCAAGGAATTGGAGTCGCTCCCCTGCTTCACCTATGCCGAGGTAGTAGAGAGCTGGCCGAGATCGCTCATGTGGAaccgagccgccatctcgcgcttgaagccgtCGATGTCGTCCACGCG harbors:
- the LOC136526335 gene encoding protein BREAST CANCER SUSCEPTIBILITY 2 homolog A-like isoform X5; translated protein: MKMLKLLDNGILAASSQFCKQDLEGLLLWNRVQLKRQVQFWRMDDIKRSGNGDTNVCATPFQFETPKSVLMSSSLIMNDMTSTPEENTSVRAEKCFNDGGQLPLFQTGSGRSVTVSKGSIKRASAFLEPRNIAKELEDEAYLNGGYATSIFKTGIGKSILATENSRERAQFVLEAKEAVKQGYEDCGSPLPMFQTGSGKSVLVSESSVQKARAVLKEEEHYKLVKTDKKIAAFVPPLKTSRARTVNVSSTGVSRAATLLGLEENTLSTQFFGHVSDKLGTKITVKRGNPEHRLDVASTSAISSGTHKGTYPTENPTHMDRHQQFGFSKSTTSDAGEHSIRFSTAGGRSMAISADALQRARSLLGDSDLVVSPNDSIGHSLASATEKLPKSTISPKGDVSNLSHGTRAIGYAVPDAPLTKKSANQFHMGREYRPINEIPKVPKPPSRCLSEGNNVSNAKDKTQWHHMPAGPLVDITNYMATCSGNTDRLANGKRIIGGRNSISPFKRPRSSRFIMPIKNNKLSSAVPPMQISPCRTMLSARYPFQHQRKNYKEYFGGPPCFKYLTEHVTDDVKLMDARRAEKFRFQHTDIGAEEFQKMLLTCGASLSCATKEWVSNHYKWIVWKLASLERCYPTRAAGKFLTVDNVLEELKYRYDREVNHGHRSAIKKILEGNASPSLMMVLCISAIYSCPDQNNNKLEVNKVDTNEDNNDNQSLSATNRNMSANIELTDGWYSLDASLDITLLEQLEKRKLFVGQKLRIWGASLCGWSGPVSFHEVPGIVKLAVHINGTYRARWNDTLGFCKHVGLPLAFRCIKASGGRVPRTLVGITRIYPVLYRERLPDGRSVVRSERMERKALELYHQRYHLCSTAPPTRPRWTWARDSSRWMACGAVSCSATASTSSASNSGSTSCSAQNVAIRRVGSSSSTYARVSKITEDILFEQQENCHSTDDNEEGAKIFNMLEHAAEPEFILAGMAPEQLKLFSSYIEKREIVKQNEVSKMVEKALEVAGLSKRDVTPFLKVRVIGLVNKHSASTSSNKEGLITIWNPTEMQKHNLVEGQAYSVMGLVPSNYCTEILYLHARGSSTTWKPLASAQTTDFKPFFTPRKAIELLKFGEVPISSEFDIAGLILYVGNTYLCSNKKKQWLFLTDGSKFISEQGCEEQDCLLAVSISSAPTDEDSALFSYTLSGNTVGFSNLVKRQKDETRQIWVAEATENSSYTLSNEIPRKSHLKEAAAAAERWASRSYHKIQELKERILCIVGNAGV
- the LOC136526335 gene encoding protein BREAST CANCER SUSCEPTIBILITY 2 homolog A-like isoform X4, with protein sequence MKMLKLLDNGILAASSQFCKQDLEGLLLWNRVQLKRQVQFWRMDDIKRSGNGDTNVCATPFQFETPKSVLMSSSLIMNDMTSTPEENTSVRAEKCFNDGGQLPLFQTGSGRSVTVSKGSIKRASAFLEPRNIAKELEDEAYLNGGYATSIFKTGIGKSILATENSRERAQFVLEAKEAVKQDCGSPLPMFQTGSGKSVLVSESSVQKARAVLKEEEHYKLVKTDKKIAAFVPPLKTSRARTVNVSSTGVSRAATLLGLEENTLSTQFFGHVSDKLGTKITVKRGNPEHRLDVASTSAISSGTHKGTYPTENPTHMDRHQQFGFSKSTTSDAGEHSIRFSTAGGRSMAISADALQRARSLLGDSDLVVSPNDSIGHSLASATEKLPKSTISPKGDVSNLSHGTRAIGYAVPDAPLTKKSANQFHMGREYRPINEIPKVPKPPSRCLSEGNNVSNAKDKTQWHHMPAGPLVDITNYMATCSGNTDRLANGKRIIGGRNSISPFKRPRSSRFIMPIKNNKLSSAGESIVPPMQISPCRTMLSARYPFQHQRKNYKEYFGGPPCFKYLTEHVTDDVKLMDARRAEKFRFQHTDIGAEEFQKMLLTCGASLSCATKEWVSNHYKWIVWKLASLERCYPTRAAGKFLTVDNVLEELKYRYDREVNHGHRSAIKKILEGNASPSLMMVLCISAIYSCPDQNNNKLEVNKVDTNEDNNDNQSLSATNRNMSANIELTDGWYSLDASLDITLLEQLEKRKLFVGQKLRIWGASLCGWSGPVSFHEVPGIVKLAVHINGTYRARWNDTLGFCKHVGLPLAFRCIKASGGRVPRTLVGITRIYPVLYRERLPDGRSVVRSERMERKALELYHQRYHLCSTAPPTRPRWTWARDSSRWMACGAVSCSATASTSSASNSGSTSCSAQNVAIRRVGSSSSTYARVSKITEDILFEQQENCHSTDDNEEGAKIFNMLEHAAEPEFILAGMAPEQLKLFSSYIEKREIVKQNEVSKMVEKALEVAGLSKRDVTPFLKVRVIGLVNKHSASTSSNKEGLITIWNPTEMQKHNLVEGQAYSVMGLVPSNYCTEILYLHARGSSTTWKPLASAQTTDFKPFFTPRKAIELLKFGEVPISSEFDIAGLILYVGNTYLCSNKKKQWLFLTDGSKFISEQGCEEQDCLLAVSISSAPTDEDSALFSYTLSGNTVGFSNLVKRQKDETRQIWVAEATENSSYTLSNEIPRKSHLKEAAAAAERWASRSYHKIQELKERILCIVGNAGV
- the LOC136526335 gene encoding protein BREAST CANCER SUSCEPTIBILITY 2 homolog A-like isoform X6, whose protein sequence is MKMLKLLDNGILAASSQFCKQDLEGLLLWNRVQLKRQVQFWRMDDIKRSGNGDTNVCATPFQFETPKSVLMSSSLIMNDMTSTPEENTSVRAEKCFNDGGQLPLFQTGSGRSVTVSKGSIKRASAFLEPRNIAKELEDEAYLNGGYATSIFKTGIGKSILATENSRERAQFVLEAKEAVKQEHYKLVKTDKKIAAFVPPLKTSRARTVNVSSTGVSRAATLLGLEENTLSTQFFGHVSDKLGTKITVKRGNPEHRLDVASTSAISSGTHKGTYPTENPTHMDRHQQFGFSKSTTSDAGEHSIRFSTAGGRSMAISADALQRARSLLGDSDLVVSPNDSIGHSLASATEKLPKSTISPKGDVSNLSHGTRAIGYAVPDAPLTKKSANQFHMGREYRPINEIPKVPKPPSRCLSEGNNVSNAKDKTQWHHMPAGPLVDITNYMATCSGNTDRLANGKRIIGGRNSISPFKRPRSSRFIMPIKNNKLSSAGESIVPPMQISPCRTMLSARYPFQHQRKNYKEYFGGPPCFKYLTEHVTDDVKLMDARRAEKFRFQHTDIGAEEFQKMLLTCGASLSCATKEWVSNHYKWIVWKLASLERCYPTRAAGKFLTVDNVLEELKYRYDREVNHGHRSAIKKILEGNASPSLMMVLCISAIYSCPDQNNNKLEVNKVDTNEDNNDNQSLSATNRNMSANIELTDGWYSLDASLDITLLEQLEKRKLFVGQKLRIWGASLCGWSGPVSFHEVPGIVKLAVHINGTYRARWNDTLGFCKHVGLPLAFRCIKASGGRVPRTLVGITRIYPVLYRERLPDGRSVVRSERMERKALELYHQRYHLCSTAPPTRPRWTWARDSSRWMACGAVSCSATASTSSASNSGSTSCSAQNVAIRRVGSSSSTYARVSKITEDILFEQQENCHSTDDNEEGAKIFNMLEHAAEPEFILAGMAPEQLKLFSSYIEKREIVKQNEVSKMVEKALEVAGLSKRDVTPFLKVRVIGLVNKHSASTSSNKEGLITIWNPTEMQKHNLVEGQAYSVMGLVPSNYCTEILYLHARGSSTTWKPLASAQTTDFKPFFTPRKAIELLKFGEVPISSEFDIAGLILYVGNTYLCSNKKKQWLFLTDGSKFISEQGCEEQDCLLAVSISSAPTDEDSALFSYTLSGNTVGFSNLVKRQKDETRQIWVAEATENSSYTLSNEIPRKSHLKEAAAAAERWASRSYHKIQELKERILCIVGNAGV
- the LOC136526335 gene encoding protein BREAST CANCER SUSCEPTIBILITY 2 homolog A-like isoform X3, translating into MKMLKLLDNGILAASSQFCKQDLEGLLLWNRVQLKRQVQFWRMDDIKRSGNGDTNVCATPFQFETPKSVLMSSSLIMNDMTSTPEENTSVREKCFNDGGQLPLFQTGSGRSVTVSKGSIKRASAFLEPRNIAKELEDEAYLNGGYATSIFKTGIGKSILATENSRERAQFVLEAKEAVKQGYEDCGSPLPMFQTGSGKSVLVSESSVQKARAVLKEEEHYKLVKTDKKIAAFVPPLKTSRARTVNVSSTGVSRAATLLGLEENTLSTQFFGHVSDKLGTKITVKRGNPEHRLDVASTSAISSGTHKGTYPTENPTHMDRHQQFGFSKSTTSDAGEHSIRFSTAGGRSMAISADALQRARSLLGDSDLVVSPNDSIGHSLASATEKLPKSTISPKGDVSNLSHGTRAIGYAVPDAPLTKKSANQFHMGREYRPINEIPKVPKPPSRCLSEGNNVSNAKDKTQWHHMPAGPLVDITNYMATCSGNTDRLANGKRIIGGRNSISPFKRPRSSRFIMPIKNNKLSSAGESIVPPMQISPCRTMLSARYPFQHQRKNYKEYFGGPPCFKYLTEHVTDDVKLMDARRAEKFRFQHTDIGAEEFQKMLLTCGASLSCATKEWVSNHYKWIVWKLASLERCYPTRAAGKFLTVDNVLEELKYRYDREVNHGHRSAIKKILEGNASPSLMMVLCISAIYSCPDQNNNKLEVNKVDTNEDNNDNQSLSATNRNMSANIELTDGWYSLDASLDITLLEQLEKRKLFVGQKLRIWGASLCGWSGPVSFHEVPGIVKLAVHINGTYRARWNDTLGFCKHVGLPLAFRCIKASGGRVPRTLVGITRIYPVLYRERLPDGRSVVRSERMERKALELYHQRYHLCSTAPPTRPRWTWARDSSRWMACGAVSCSATASTSSASNSGSTSCSAQNVAIRRVGSSSSTYARVSKITEDILFEQQENCHSTDDNEEGAKIFNMLEHAAEPEFILAGMAPEQLKLFSSYIEKREIVKQNEVSKMVEKALEVAGLSKRDVTPFLKVRVIGLVNKHSASTSSNKEGLITIWNPTEMQKHNLVEGQAYSVMGLVPSNYCTEILYLHARGSSTTWKPLASAQTTDFKPFFTPRKAIELLKFGEVPISSEFDIAGLILYVGNTYLCSNKKKQWLFLTDGSKFISEQGCEEQDCLLAVSISSAPTDEDSALFSYTLSGNTVGFSNLVKRQKDETRQIWVAEATENSSYTLSNEIPRKSHLKEAAAAAERWASRSYHKIQELKERILCIVGNAGV
- the LOC136526335 gene encoding protein BREAST CANCER SUSCEPTIBILITY 2 homolog A-like isoform X2; translated protein: MKMLKLLDNGILAASSQFCKQDLEGLLLWNRVQLKRQVQFWRMDDIKRSGNGDTNVCATPFQFETPKSVLMSSSLIMNDMTSTPEENTSVRAEKCFNDGGQLPLFQTGSGRSVTVSKGSIKRASAFLEPRNIAKELEDEAYLNGGYATSIFKTGIGKSILATENSRERAQFVLEAKEAVKQGYEDCGSPLPMFQTGSGKSVLVSESSVQKARAVLKEEEHYKLVKTDKKIAAFVPPLKTSRARTVNVSSTGVSRAATLLGLEENTLSTQFFGHVSDKLGTKITVKRGNPEHRLDVASTSAISSGTHKGTYPTENPTHMDRHQQFGFSKSTTSDAGEHSIRFSTAGGRSMAISADALQRARSLLGDSDLVVSPNDSIGHSLASATEKLPKSTISPKGDVSNLSHGTRAIGYAVPDAPLTKKSANQFHMGREYRPINEIPKVPKPPSRCLSEGNNVSNAKDKTQWHHMPAGPLVDITNYMATCSGNTDRLANGKRIIGGRNSISPFKRPRSSRFIMPIKNNKLSSAGESIVPPMQISPCRTMLSARYPFQHQRKNYKEYFGGPPCFKYLTEHVTDDVKLMDARRAEKFRFQHTDIGAEEFQKMLLTCGASLSCATKEWVSNHYKWIVWKLASLERCYPTRAAGKFLTVDNVLEELKYRYDREVNHGHRSAIKKILEGNASPSLMMVLCISAIYSCPDQNNNKLEVNKVDTNEDNNDNQSLSATNRNMSANIELTDGWYSLDASLDITLLEQLEKRKLFVGQKLRIWGASLCGWSGPVSFHEVPGIVKLAVHINGTYRARWNDTLGFCKHVGLPLAFRCIKASGGRVPRTLVGITRIYPVLYRERLPDGRSVVRSERMERKALELYHQRYHLCSTAPPTRPRWTWARDSSRWMACGAVSCSATASTSSASNSGSTSCSAQNVAIRRVGSSSSTYARVSKITEDILFEQQENCHSTDDNEEGAKIFNMLEHAAEPEFILAGMAPEQLKLFSSYIEKREIVKQNEVSKMVEKALEVAGLSKRDVTPFLKVRVIGLVNKHSASTSSNKEGLITIWNPTEMQKHNLVEGQAYSVMGLVPSNYCTEILYLHARGSSTTWKPLASAQTTDFKPFFTPRKAIELLKFGEVPISSEFDIAGLILYVGNTYLCSNKKKQWLFLTDGSKFISEQGCEEQDCLLAVSISSAPTDEDSALFSYTLSGNTVGFSNLVKRQKDETRQIWVAEATENSSYTLSNEIPRKSHLKEAAAAAERWASRSYHVGVFYRNANGPCKNFKS
- the LOC136526335 gene encoding protein BREAST CANCER SUSCEPTIBILITY 2 homolog A-like isoform X10, encoding MFQTGSGKSVLVSESSVQKARAVLKEEEHYKLVKTDKKIAAFVPPLKTSRARTVNVSSTGVSRAATLLGLEENTLSTQFFGHVSDKLGTKITVKRGNPEHRLDVASTSAISSGTHKGTYPTENPTHMDRHQQFGFSKSTTSDAGEHSIRFSTAGGRSMAISADALQRARSLLGDSDLVVSPNDSIGHSLASATEKLPKSTISPKGDVSNLSHGTRAIGYAVPDAPLTKKSANQFHMGREYRPINEIPKVPKPPSRCLSEGNNVSNAKDKTQWHHMPAGPLVDITNYMATCSGNTDRLANGKRIIGGRNSISPFKRPRSSRFIMPIKNNKLSSAGESIVPPMQISPCRTMLSARYPFQHQRKNYKEYFGGPPCFKYLTEHVTDDVKLMDARRAEKFRFQHTDIGAEEFQKMLLTCGASLSCATKEWVSNHYKWIVWKLASLERCYPTRAAGKFLTVDNVLEELKYRYDREVNHGHRSAIKKILEGNASPSLMMVLCISAIYSCPDQNNNKLEVNKVDTNEDNNDNQSLSATNRNMSANIELTDGWYSLDASLDITLLEQLEKRKLFVGQKLRIWGASLCGWSGPVSFHEVPGIVKLAVHINGTYRARWNDTLGFCKHVGLPLAFRCIKASGGRVPRTLVGITRIYPVLYRERLPDGRSVVRSERMERKALELYHQRYHLCSTAPPTRPRWTWARDSSRWMACGAVSCSATASTSSASNSGSTSCSAQNVAIRRVGSSSSTYARVSKITEDILFEQQENCHSTDDNEEGAKIFNMLEHAAEPEFILAGMAPEQLKLFSSYIEKREIVKQNEVSKMVEKALEVAGLSKRDVTPFLKVRVIGLVNKHSASTSSNKEGLITIWNPTEMQKHNLVEGQAYSVMGLVPSNYCTEILYLHARGSSTTWKPLASAQTTDFKPFFTPRKAIELLKFGEVPISSEFDIAGLILYVGNTYLCSNKKKQWLFLTDGSKFISEQGCEEQDCLLAVSISSAPTDEDSALFSYTLSGNTVGFSNLVKRQKDETRQIWVAEATENSSYTLSNEIPRKSHLKEAAAAAERWASRSYHKIQELKERILCIVGNAGV
- the LOC136526335 gene encoding protein BREAST CANCER SUSCEPTIBILITY 2 homolog A-like isoform X7; this translates as MKMLKLLDNGILAASSQFCKQDLEGLLLWNRVQLKRQVQFWRMDDIKRSGNGDTNVCATPFQFETPKSVLMSSSLIMNDMTSTPEENTSVRAEKCFNDGGQLPLFQTGSGRSVTVSKGSIKRASAFLEPRNIAKELEDEAYLNGGYATSIFKTGIGKSILATENSRERAQFVLEAKEAVKQGYEDCGSPLPMFQTGSGKSVLVSESSVQKARAVLKEEEHYKLVKTDKKIAAFVPPLKTSRARTVNVSSTGVSRAATLLGLEENTLSTQFFGHVSDKLGTKITVKRGNPEHRLDVASTSAISSGTHKGTYPTENPTHMDRHQQFGFSKSTTSDAGEHSIRFSTAGGRSMAISADALQRARSLLGDSDLVVSPNDSIGHSLASATEKLPKSTISPKGDVSNLSHGTRAIGYAVPDAPLTKKSANQFHMGREYRPINEIPKVPKPPSRCLSEGNNVSNAKDKTQWHHMPAGPLVDITNYMATCSGNTDRLANGKRIIGGRNSISPFKRPRSSRFIMPIKNNKLSSAGESIVPPMQISPCRTMLSARYPFQHQRKNYKEYFGGPPCFKYLTEHVTDDVKLMDARRAEKFRFQHTDIGAEEFQKMLLTCGASLSCATKEWVSNHYKWIVWKLASLERCYPTRAAGKFLTVDNVLEELKYRYDREVNHGHRSAIKKILEGNASPSLMMVLCISAIYSCPDQNNNKLEVNKVDTNEDNNDNQSLSATNRNMSANIELTDGWYSLDASLDITLLEQLEKRKLFVGQKLRIWGASLCGWSGPVSFHEVPGIVKLAVHINGTYRARWNDTLGFCKHVGLPLAFRCIKASGGRVPRTLVGITRIYPVLYRERLPDGRSVVRSERMERKALELYHQRVSKITEDILFEQQENCHSTDDNEEGAKIFNMLEHAAEPEFILAGMAPEQLKLFSSYIEKREIVKQNEVSKMVEKALEVAGLSKRDVTPFLKVRVIGLVNKHSASTSSNKEGLITIWNPTEMQKHNLVEGQAYSVMGLVPSNYCTEILYLHARGSSTTWKPLASAQTTDFKPFFTPRKAIELLKFGEVPISSEFDIAGLILYVGNTYLCSNKKKQWLFLTDGSKFISEQGCEEQDCLLAVSISSAPTDEDSALFSYTLSGNTVGFSNLVKRQKDETRQIWVAEATENSSYTLSNEIPRKSHLKEAAAAAERWASRSYHKIQELKERILCIVGNAGV